Part of the bacterium CG_4_10_14_0_2_um_filter_33_32 genome, GCTGTAAATTAACATGATTCTTTTTTTGGCTAATTAATTTTCTAGAATTTTTATATTTAATAAGCTCCGAGAGAACTCTTACCGCTCTTTCGGGAAATTCAAAATTAGGAATACCGCCTTTTTCCAATATTTGTACTCCTTTTTCAATAGCTTTACCTCCTATAAAAGAAGCTACAATCGACTTATTGAATTTTTTCTTTAGTCTAACAATAGACTTGGCAGTTTTTTCAACCTCAGTGGATGTTTGGGGTGTTAAAATAACAATTAGATTAGATAGATTTTTATCTTTAAGTATTATGTCAGCTGCTATCTTGAATCTTTTTGCATCGGCATCGCCTACTATATCAACTGGATTTGAAATAGACGCAGAGGATGGCATCTTGGATTTTAAATTTTTAATTGTATTTTGTGTAAATTTCGCTAAAGTTAAATTTGACTGCGAAATTGCATCAGCTGCTATAACAGATGGACCTCCGGCATTAGCTAATACGGCAACTTTATTATCCTTAGGCATAGGTAAAACAGAAAAAGCTTCAGAAAAATCAAAAAGCTCCTCTATATCAGAAACCTGAATTATTCCAGATTTATTAAAAACTGCTTTAATAACTTCGGCGTTAGAAGCTAAGGCTCCTGTATGAGAAGAAGCCGCCTTAGCTCCTTCTTTAGATAAACCGGCTTTTATAACAATAATTGGTTTTTTAAAAGATAGTCTAGATGCTGCATCAATAAATTCTGTGCCTCTTTTAATACTTTCGAAATATCCAAGAATAACTTTAGAGTTTTTATCTTTTTCTAAAGCACGGAATAAATCTACTTCATCAATATCTATTTTATTACCCAAGCTAATAAATTTAGAAAAACCAATATTATTTTTAGAGGCCCAGTCCAATATAGCTGAACACATAGCGCCTGATTGACTAATAACAGCTAAATTTTTTTTAATCGGCACACCTGCGGCGAATGAAGCATTCAGGGGTAGAAATGTATCAATAACTCCTAGACAATTCGGACCGATTATTCGAATCTTGTTTTTTCTAGCAATCTCCAAAATATTATCTTCAATTGATTTGCCTTCCTCGCCTGTTTCCCCAAAGCCGGCACTGATAATAATTACTGCTTTAACTCCCTTTTTACCAAGATCTTCCATAATCGATGGAATAATAATATTAGGCACAATAATAACTGCAAGATCAATCTTGCTAGGAATTTTTAAAACAGATTCATAAGAATCTTTACCAAGTATTATACTAGCTTTTGGGTTTACCGGAAAAATCCTGCCTTTAAAACCTGAGTAAATAATATTCTTTAGTATTTGGTAACCAAGCTTATTTCTATCCCGAGAAGCTCCAATGATAGCAATTGATTTTGGATTGAAAAAATTATCTAGCTTTAACATATTTTACTTTTTTATTTAGGTTAATTTTTAAAACTTTAATTTTATTTTGCAAAAATTTTAATCTCTTAATTTTAAGTAAGCCATTTTGAGAACCATAATGAGAAACTACTGATGCAGAATTTACTGATGCCATCTTAAGTGCTTTTCTTATATCGTTATGCAGAATCATGCCAGCTAAAAAAGATGAACCAAATGCATCCCCGGCACCGGTAGTATCAACGGGTCGAGCCGGTAAAATCGAGGAATGATACATTTCTTTCCCATCAAACGCAAATGAACCATTGGCAGCATCGGTAACGATTGCAATTTTAGGACCCATTTTTTTAAGCCTTACTGCGATTTCCTTAGAATCATTTAATATAAATTTTTTATCTTTAGAAATAATTAATTCTTTTGCTTCATCTTTATTGAGAATAAGGATATTTGTTTTTTTAATAATTTCTTTAAGTTTTTCATATCCTTTTTTTAATTGTTCGGAACCTGGATTCCATGCTAATTTTATTTTATTCTTCGTTAACTCATTTTTTAGTCGATTCAAAATCAATCCCGACTTACCTGTTAATGAAGTCAAATAAATCCATTTGGTATCTTTAACCCAATTCCAATTTTTAATTTTAAGCAGATTATTTGTACCCCTATAAAGAATCGCGGTATGTTCGCTGCTCTCGTCAACTATAATCAAAGAAATTCCTGTTTTTGAAACACCAGGGTGACGGATAAGTAAACTATTATCTATACCTTCGGTTTTTAAGTAGCCAGAAATGGCATCAGCTATTTCGTCATTACCTATACTGGCGATAGTAGATATGCTTAAACCTAATCTTTTTAGGCTTACGGCACTATTTAACGCTCCTCCACCAAAAGAAAAAAAGGCAATTTTGGGAATAACTTTAGCCGCATACTCAAAACACATTAATTGTTGCCTAATGGGATCACAATTTTTTACAATCCAATCTTTATCAGTTTTAAAAAATATATCTCTCGTAGCCCCGCCAATTGTAATTACATCATACATAGAATCTCCTATTGAAGTACTTTAAATTTAATGGTCCAAACTAAAATATCAAATACATCTCCAAAATCTTCTCCATCGGCCGGACCTTCAATTCTTATAAGCTTTCCGTCTCTTTCTAAAAGTAGAACATCTGTGGTGTAGACAATTTTGGAATCTTTAGTTTTTTGCAGAACAATTCGTTCCCCTTTTGCTCCGTCTACAAATATGGCAGATTTGGCAGCAATTGTATGGTTAGCGTCAACAAGAGTTTCCTTCTCTTTCCCAAGTGTCTGTTCTTTAAATGCAATCGAAATCTCAACTCCTCCAACATCCTTTGGAATTATTTCAAAATCATAACCGTCACTAGCTAAAGTTTTTTTTCGCCAATCTGAAGGAAATTTTAACGAGTAACCAGAATTTGGGCTTTCAAATCCTTGCCAATCTGCAGTTGGATCTTCTATTTCTTCTTTTTGGGCATAATCAATACTAAACCAACCGGTCGCATCCTCAAAAGTGCCTTTGTACCATTTATTGTCTGCTGACTTTTTAGCTAATTTAACTTTTGCCCTATAAGGAAGAGTGTAAATAATATCCGAGACCGTAGTAGCATCTTCTCTTAAATTGAGACCAGATTTTGAAGTTATATAAACAAATTCATCGCTTTTATTACTTGTGGAAACATCTTTGCTTGTTAAATTAGAATTATTTTTTGGGCTAGACTCTGCTGATTGAAATCTTTCTTTTGTTAAAAAATAAGTA contains:
- a CDS encoding acyl-CoA synthetase — translated: MLKLDNFFNPKSIAIIGASRDRNKLGYQILKNIIYSGFKGRIFPVNPKASIILGKDSYESVLKIPSKIDLAVIIVPNIIIPSIMEDLGKKGVKAVIIISAGFGETGEEGKSIEDNILEIARKNKIRIIGPNCLGVIDTFLPLNASFAAGVPIKKNLAVISQSGAMCSAILDWASKNNIGFSKFISLGNKIDIDEVDLFRALEKDKNSKVILGYFESIKRGTEFIDAASRLSFKKPIIVIKAGLSKEGAKAASSHTGALASNAEVIKAVFNKSGIIQVSDIEELFDFSEAFSVLPMPKDNKVAVLANAGGPSVIAADAISQSNLTLAKFTQNTIKNLKSKMPSSASISNPVDIVGDADAKRFKIAADIILKDKNLSNLIVILTPQTSTEVEKTAKSIVRLKKKFNKSIVASFIGGKAIEKGVQILEKGGIPNFEFPERAVRVLSELIKYKNSRKLISQKKNHVNLQRNKNIEKILEKAGLENRKNLNDLESKIIFNNLKIKTAESSFVKTSKEAIKTASKIGFPVVLKIVSSDVLHKTEYGLVKTNLVNGDEVKKSFEQIIKNAKKLKIKFSGLMVYQTVKSGTELIIGAKRDSLFGPVIMFGLGGIYVQILKDTSFCVAPISKNEAGEMIFKIKGYDLLTGFRGQKPIDIKGLKNIIIKISDLMLAFPEIQELDINPLKAESKNLITLDTKIVLK